One window of the Methylocystis parvus OBBP genome contains the following:
- a CDS encoding GtrA family protein, with protein MALFTEAQGALAARVTPARLLRFVRDMFRYAAASVFALALDYGVLMTLTKGFGVGYLQAAAAGFLSGLALIYLLSVRYVFEGRRARAPRVEMFGFLVTGVVGLGLTEVLMHLFVGEFGLSLTLAKIATAGFVFMFNFVTRRGLLFKTTA; from the coding sequence ATGGCTCTCTTCACCGAAGCCCAGGGCGCGCTCGCCGCGCGCGTCACGCCGGCGCGGCTGCTGCGCTTCGTGCGCGACATGTTCCGCTATGCGGCGGCGAGCGTCTTCGCGCTCGCCCTCGACTATGGCGTGCTGATGACGCTGACCAAGGGTTTCGGCGTCGGCTATCTTCAGGCGGCGGCAGCCGGCTTTCTCTCGGGTCTCGCGCTGATCTATCTCCTGAGCGTGCGCTACGTCTTCGAGGGCCGCCGCGCCCGCGCGCCGCGCGTCGAGATGTTCGGCTTTCTCGTGACGGGCGTCGTCGGGCTCGGGCTGACGGAAGTCCTGATGCATCTCTTCGTCGGCGAATTCGGCCTGTCGCTGACGCTCGCCAAGATCGCGACCGCCGGCTTCGTCTTCATGTTCAATTTCGTCACGCGCCGGGGCCTGCTGTTCAAGACGACGGCCTGA
- the trpB gene encoding tryptophan synthase subunit beta: MTKPLPNSFRAGPDENGRFGIFGGRFVAETLMPLVLDLEQAYRDARNDPAFHEELTSLHKHYVGRPSPLYFAERITEHVREKAEPGKGAKVYFKRDELNHTGAHKINNVLGQILLARRMGKKRIIAETGAGQHGVATATACARFGLQCVVYMGAVDVERQKPNVFRMKMLGAEVIPVQSGARTLKDAMNEALRDWVTNVADTFYCIGTAAGPHPYPAMVRDFQSIIGNETKAQMQEMEGRLPDSLVACIGGGSNAIGLFHPFLDDSTVEIFGVEAAGHGINVPNGHAASLTGGRPGVLHGNRTYLLMDDDGQILEGHSISAGLDYPGIGPEHSWLHETGRVKYISATDKEALAAFQLCSKLEGIIPALEPSHALAKVLELAPQKPADHIMVMNMCGRGDKDIFTVADHLGGM, from the coding sequence GTGACCAAGCCGCTTCCCAATTCCTTCCGCGCCGGCCCGGACGAGAACGGCCGTTTCGGCATTTTCGGCGGCCGCTTCGTCGCCGAGACGCTGATGCCGCTCGTGCTCGATCTCGAGCAGGCCTATCGGGACGCGAGGAACGACCCGGCCTTCCACGAAGAGCTGACCAGCCTGCACAAGCATTATGTCGGCCGCCCGTCGCCGCTTTATTTCGCTGAGCGCATCACCGAGCATGTGCGCGAAAAGGCGGAGCCCGGCAAAGGGGCCAAGGTCTATTTCAAGCGCGACGAGCTCAACCACACCGGCGCGCACAAGATCAACAATGTGCTCGGCCAGATCCTGCTCGCGCGGCGCATGGGCAAGAAGCGCATCATCGCCGAGACGGGCGCCGGCCAGCACGGCGTCGCGACCGCCACGGCCTGCGCGCGCTTCGGCCTGCAATGCGTCGTCTATATGGGCGCGGTCGACGTCGAGCGGCAGAAGCCCAACGTCTTCCGCATGAAGATGCTCGGCGCCGAGGTGATCCCGGTGCAATCCGGCGCCCGCACCTTGAAGGACGCGATGAACGAGGCGCTGCGCGACTGGGTGACCAATGTCGCCGACACTTTCTACTGCATCGGCACCGCGGCGGGCCCGCATCCCTATCCGGCCATGGTGCGCGACTTCCAGTCGATCATCGGCAACGAAACCAAGGCGCAGATGCAGGAGATGGAGGGACGCCTGCCCGATTCGCTCGTCGCCTGCATCGGCGGCGGCTCCAACGCCATCGGCCTGTTCCACCCCTTCCTGGACGATTCGACGGTCGAGATTTTCGGCGTCGAGGCGGCGGGGCATGGCATAAATGTCCCGAACGGACACGCCGCCTCGCTCACTGGCGGCAGGCCCGGCGTGCTGCACGGCAACCGCACCTATCTGCTGATGGACGATGACGGCCAGATTCTCGAAGGCCACTCCATTTCGGCGGGCCTCGACTATCCCGGCATCGGCCCGGAGCATTCATGGCTGCACGAAACCGGCCGCGTGAAATATATCAGCGCGACCGACAAGGAGGCGCTCGCCGCCTTCCAGCTCTGCTCGAAGCTGGAGGGCATCATTCCGGCGCTGGAGCCGTCCCACGCCCTCGCCAAAGTGCTGGAGCTGGCGCCGCAAAAGCCCGCCGACCACATCATGGTGATGAATATGTGCGGCCGCGGCGACAAGGACATTTTCACGGTCGCGGATCATCTCGGCGGGATGTGA
- a CDS encoding helicase-related protein yields the protein MPPLPPGSRAAAHGVAAVLGPTNTGKTHHAIERMLSFPTGLIGLPLRLLAREVYNRVVARVGSEAVALVTGEEKIKPRAPAYWISTVEAMPRDIDVDFLAIDEVQLAADLDRGHIFTDRLLRWRGRHETLLIGAGTMEPMIRALFPGAPIFDRPRLSRLTFAGDKKISRLPPKTAVVAFSAEEVYAIAEWIKRQRGGAAVVLGALSPRTRNAQVELFQSGDVDYIVATDAIGMGLNLDVDHVAFASDRKFDGWRYRRLTPAEFGQIAGRAGRHMNDGAFGATGRCPPFEEELIEQLEDHRFNPVELLQWRNSDLDFSSVAGLMSSLEKTPGHPRFTRAPIAVDQLTLEAVSRDEIAQRNAKAPADVARLWEACQIPDYRKTSPAAHADLALAVFGFIARRGKIPADWMARHIDAVDRVDGDIDTLSNRLAQVRTVSFIANRSGWLDDAEHWQSVARRVEDSLSDALHARLTQRFVDRRTSVLMRRLRENAMLEAEINAAGDVLVEGQHVGSLQGFRFTPDPGAAGEAAKALNAAAQKALAGEFEARATRVFDAVDDAFVLGNDGVIRWLGEPVGKITAGAGALTPAARVLADEQLTGAALEKVQNRLDLWLAQHVKKLLGPLETLEKGEGLEGVTRGVAFQIAEELGVLDRARVAKEIKSFSQDDRGALRKLGVRFGAYHIYLPQLLKPAPRALASLLWALQHGGLDNVKGLEEVPHLAASGRTSFAADQSIHKGFYRAAGFRVCGERVVRVDILERLADLIRPAIAYKPGATAGDPPAGAADGEGFVVTVAMTSLTGCSGEAFSSILKSLGYASTQRPGPAITVPLIPAASMEPIAPKPAEEVEAPAAEAAPESAPEPAPVEAAEESAAIAQTPGDSPAPVEAAPAAAAIPVEAAEVEAAQIDPARADAAQVEAAQVEAKPEEAAAEPPATIEVWAPQRHSHAAGPRRHGPPQQRGPRDGAGDAERRGPRRDRPRAAEGGPAPDGASPQAGRPQDKPRFDKPRFDKPRFERGGPRDDRGRGRPGGGFGGGEKRERQPDPDSPFAKLAALKAELEKKGKS from the coding sequence ATGCCGCCGCTCCCGCCTGGAAGCCGCGCCGCCGCCCATGGGGTCGCGGCGGTTCTCGGCCCCACAAACACCGGCAAGACGCATCACGCCATCGAGCGGATGCTTTCTTTTCCGACCGGCCTCATCGGCCTGCCGCTGCGCCTTCTTGCGCGCGAAGTCTATAACCGCGTCGTCGCCAGGGTCGGGAGCGAAGCGGTGGCGCTCGTCACCGGCGAGGAAAAGATCAAGCCGCGCGCGCCGGCCTATTGGATCTCCACCGTCGAGGCCATGCCGCGCGACATCGACGTGGATTTTCTGGCGATCGACGAGGTCCAGCTCGCGGCGGATCTCGATCGCGGCCATATTTTCACCGACCGGTTGCTCCGCTGGCGCGGGCGCCATGAGACGCTGCTCATCGGCGCCGGCACGATGGAGCCGATGATCCGCGCGCTTTTTCCGGGCGCGCCCATCTTCGACCGGCCCCGCCTCTCGCGGCTGACCTTCGCGGGCGACAAGAAGATTTCGCGCCTGCCGCCCAAGACGGCCGTCGTCGCCTTCTCGGCCGAGGAGGTCTACGCCATCGCCGAATGGATCAAGCGCCAGAGGGGCGGCGCGGCCGTCGTGCTGGGCGCGCTCTCGCCCCGCACGCGCAATGCGCAGGTCGAGCTCTTCCAGTCCGGCGACGTCGATTACATCGTCGCGACCGACGCCATCGGCATGGGCCTCAATCTCGACGTCGACCATGTCGCTTTCGCCTCCGACCGGAAATTCGACGGCTGGCGCTACCGCCGCCTCACCCCCGCGGAGTTCGGCCAGATCGCCGGGCGCGCCGGACGCCATATGAATGACGGCGCCTTCGGGGCGACCGGCCGCTGCCCGCCTTTCGAGGAGGAGCTGATCGAACAGCTCGAGGACCATCGTTTCAATCCGGTCGAGCTCCTGCAATGGCGCAATAGCGACCTCGACTTTTCCTCCGTCGCCGGCCTGATGAGTTCGCTGGAAAAGACGCCCGGCCATCCGCGCTTCACCCGCGCGCCCATCGCCGTCGACCAATTGACGCTCGAAGCGGTGAGCCGCGACGAAATCGCGCAGCGCAACGCCAAGGCGCCCGCCGACGTGGCGCGGCTTTGGGAGGCCTGCCAAATTCCCGATTATCGCAAGACCTCGCCGGCGGCCCATGCCGACCTCGCCCTTGCGGTTTTCGGATTTATTGCGAGAAGGGGCAAAATTCCGGCGGATTGGATGGCGAGACATATCGACGCCGTGGACCGCGTCGACGGCGACATCGACACGCTGTCCAACCGCCTCGCGCAAGTGCGCACGGTCAGCTTCATCGCCAACCGGTCGGGCTGGCTCGACGACGCCGAGCATTGGCAGAGCGTCGCGCGTCGGGTAGAGGACAGCCTGTCCGACGCGCTGCACGCCCGTTTGACGCAGCGTTTCGTCGATCGCCGCACCAGCGTGCTGATGCGCCGTCTAAGAGAGAATGCGATGCTCGAAGCCGAAATTAACGCCGCCGGCGACGTCCTGGTGGAGGGCCAGCATGTCGGAAGCCTCCAGGGCTTCCGCTTCACGCCCGATCCCGGCGCGGCGGGGGAAGCCGCCAAGGCCCTGAACGCCGCGGCCCAGAAGGCGCTGGCCGGAGAGTTCGAGGCGCGCGCCACACGCGTCTTCGACGCTGTGGACGACGCCTTCGTGCTCGGCAATGACGGCGTCATCCGCTGGCTCGGCGAGCCGGTGGGCAAGATCACGGCGGGGGCCGGGGCGCTGACGCCGGCCGCCCGCGTTCTGGCCGATGAGCAACTGACCGGCGCCGCGCTCGAGAAGGTGCAGAACCGGCTCGACCTTTGGCTCGCCCAGCATGTGAAGAAGCTGCTCGGCCCGCTGGAGACGCTCGAAAAGGGCGAGGGGCTCGAAGGCGTGACGCGCGGCGTCGCCTTCCAGATCGCCGAGGAGCTCGGCGTTCTCGATCGCGCCCGCGTCGCCAAGGAAATCAAGAGCTTCTCCCAGGACGACCGTGGCGCGCTGCGCAAGCTCGGCGTGCGATTCGGCGCCTATCACATCTATCTGCCGCAACTGTTGAAGCCGGCGCCGCGCGCGCTCGCCTCGCTGCTTTGGGCGCTTCAGCATGGCGGGCTCGACAATGTGAAGGGGCTCGAGGAAGTCCCGCATCTCGCCGCTTCGGGGCGCACCTCCTTCGCAGCCGACCAGTCCATCCACAAGGGATTCTACCGCGCCGCCGGCTTCCGCGTCTGCGGCGAGCGCGTGGTGCGCGTCGATATTCTGGAGCGCCTCGCCGACCTCATCCGGCCGGCCATCGCCTATAAGCCCGGCGCGACGGCGGGCGATCCCCCGGCCGGCGCGGCCGATGGCGAGGGTTTCGTCGTTACGGTCGCCATGACCTCGCTGACCGGCTGCTCGGGCGAGGCCTTCTCCTCGATCCTGAAATCGCTTGGCTACGCCTCGACTCAGCGTCCGGGCCCGGCGATCACCGTGCCGCTGATCCCGGCGGCGTCGATGGAGCCGATCGCGCCGAAACCCGCCGAAGAGGTTGAGGCCCCCGCCGCCGAAGCCGCGCCGGAATCCGCCCCGGAACCGGCGCCCGTTGAAGCCGCCGAGGAGAGCGCCGCCATTGCGCAAACGCCCGGCGACTCCCCCGCTCCGGTAGAAGCGGCGCCGGCGGCGGCGGCGATCCCGGTCGAAGCGGCTGAAGTCGAAGCGGCGCAAATTGACCCGGCGCGGGCTGACGCGGCGCAAGTCGAAGCGGCGCAAGTCGAAGCGAAACCGGAAGAAGCCGCCGCCGAGCCGCCGGCGACCATCGAGGTCTGGGCGCCCCAGCGCCATTCTCACGCCGCCGGTCCGCGCCGGCACGGCCCGCCGCAGCAGCGCGGCCCCCGCGACGGGGCCGGAGACGCCGAGCGCCGGGGGCCGCGCCGCGACCGGCCGCGCGCCGCCGAAGGAGGCCCCGCGCCCGACGGCGCGAGCCCCCAGGCCGGGCGGCCGCAGGACAAGCCGCGTTTCGACAAACCCCGTTTCGACAAACCGCGCTTCGAACGCGGCGGACCGCGCGACGATCGCGGCCGCGGCCGGCCCGGCGGCGGCTTCGGCGGTGGAGAGAAGCGCGAGCGGCAGCCCGATCCGGATTCGCCCTTCGCCAAGCTCGCCGCGCTCAAGGCCGAATTGGAGAAGAAGGGTAAAAGCTGA
- a CDS encoding mannose-1-phosphate guanylyltransferase/mannose-6-phosphate isomerase, whose amino-acid sequence MKKILPVIMCGGSGTRVWPESRETLPKQFIPLVGERSTFQTTMAMLADPAFEKPLVISNSDYRFLVADQLREIGAQADIVLEPSRRDSGPAVAVAAGLAARRAPDTVVVVLAADHVVRDRAGLVELCKKAGEAAAEGYIVTLGVKPDSPATGYGYLRPGAPLHDGGEVLRLEAFVEKPDRETAGRYIDAGYFWNSGNFIFRADVMQAEIAQFEPFISEAAEAAIDGATQDLGFCVLNAEAFARAPKKSIDYAVMEKTEKAALIPADIGWSDVGTWRAVWELSERDESGNSVRGHGVVMDAKNVHVRSEETLTTVVGVDDVIVVATQDAVLVLNHEHGDRVKNLVEQLKTENRREAGAHKRIFRPWGYYQSIDEGQRYQVKRIVVKPGERLSLQKHFHRAEHWIVVRGTAEVGRDDEIHLVHENESIYLPIGCKHRLINPGKIDLELIEVQTGSYLGEDDIVRFEDAYNRG is encoded by the coding sequence ATGAAAAAGATCCTTCCCGTGATCATGTGCGGGGGCTCCGGGACGCGCGTCTGGCCCGAGTCGCGGGAGACGCTGCCGAAGCAGTTCATCCCGCTCGTCGGCGAGCGTTCGACCTTTCAGACGACCATGGCGATGCTGGCCGATCCGGCCTTCGAGAAGCCGCTCGTCATCTCCAACAGCGATTACCGCTTCCTCGTCGCCGACCAGCTTCGCGAGATTGGCGCGCAGGCTGACATCGTGCTGGAGCCGTCGCGCCGCGATTCCGGGCCCGCCGTCGCGGTCGCGGCCGGCCTCGCCGCGCGCCGGGCGCCGGACACGGTCGTCGTCGTGCTCGCGGCCGACCATGTCGTGCGCGACCGCGCCGGCCTCGTCGAGCTCTGCAAGAAGGCGGGAGAGGCCGCCGCCGAGGGTTATATCGTCACGCTCGGCGTGAAGCCCGACAGTCCGGCGACCGGCTACGGCTATCTGCGTCCCGGCGCGCCGCTCCATGACGGCGGCGAGGTCTTGAGGCTCGAAGCCTTCGTCGAGAAGCCCGATCGGGAGACGGCCGGGCGCTATATCGACGCCGGCTATTTCTGGAACAGCGGCAACTTCATTTTCCGCGCCGACGTGATGCAGGCGGAAATCGCCCAGTTCGAGCCCTTCATTTCGGAGGCGGCGGAAGCGGCGATCGACGGCGCGACGCAGGATCTCGGTTTCTGCGTGCTCAACGCCGAGGCCTTCGCGCGCGCGCCCAAGAAGTCCATCGACTACGCGGTGATGGAGAAGACCGAGAAAGCGGCGCTCATTCCGGCCGATATCGGCTGGTCGGACGTCGGCACCTGGCGCGCGGTGTGGGAATTGTCGGAGCGCGACGAGAGCGGCAATTCGGTGCGCGGCCATGGCGTCGTGATGGACGCGAAAAACGTCCATGTGCGCTCGGAGGAGACGCTGACCACCGTCGTCGGCGTCGACGACGTGATCGTGGTGGCGACGCAGGACGCGGTGCTGGTGCTCAATCACGAGCATGGCGACCGGGTGAAGAATCTCGTCGAACAGCTCAAGACCGAAAACCGCCGCGAGGCGGGCGCGCATAAGCGCATCTTCCGCCCCTGGGGCTATTATCAGTCCATCGACGAGGGCCAGCGCTATCAGGTGAAGCGAATCGTCGTGAAGCCGGGCGAGCGCCTCTCGCTGCAAAAGCATTTCCATCGCGCGGAGCACTGGATCGTGGTGCGCGGCACGGCGGAGGTGGGCCGCGACGACGAGATCCATCTCGTCCACGAGAACGAATCGATCTATCTGCCGATCGGCTGCAAGCACCGGCTCATCAATCCCGGCAAGATCGATCTGGAGCTGATCGAGGTGCAGACCGGCTCCTATCTCGGAGAGGACGATATCGTCCGCTTTGAGGACGCGTATAATCGCGGATAA
- a CDS encoding GtrA family protein, with protein sequence MVFSLAISWILGVLFNFRTTGRLVFGSSDPRLLMRFVGVYFGLFWINAAGLRALEWAGLAPALGALALTPFIAATSYALMRDFVFSAVATRAQR encoded by the coding sequence GTGGTCTTCTCCCTGGCGATCTCCTGGATTCTTGGCGTCCTGTTCAATTTCCGCACGACGGGGCGGCTTGTATTCGGCTCGTCCGATCCGCGCCTGCTCATGCGCTTCGTCGGCGTCTACTTCGGACTGTTCTGGATCAACGCCGCCGGGCTCCGCGCGCTCGAATGGGCGGGACTCGCTCCGGCGCTGGGGGCGCTGGCGCTCACGCCGTTCATCGCGGCGACGAGCTATGCGCTCATGCGCGATTTCGTCTTCTCAGCCGTCGCCACGCGCGCTCAAAGATGA
- a CDS encoding heparan-alpha-glucosaminide N-acetyltransferase, translating to MNSARLRALDAARGVAVLAMVAFHLIWDLGHFGYIDASIPWSAPFKAFGHGVAFSFLFVAGVSLVLAHRERIHWRAFRRRFALVAGAAGLVSLGTYLVFPSAFVFFGILHVIAAASLISLAFLFAPWPVSILAGAAFFAAPQVLASPAFNAGWLQWLGLGTTEPLTQDWRPLFPWAGAMLLGVGAARALPLPVQEERAGARSEAPREMAAVDPDASPEAPPKTPPAWLTPPAPHPDPLPVNGQPGSLAFLGRHSLLIYLVHQPLLFAIFTGLVMLAPPAEDPKAFVAACEKGCVEEGASQGFCHDACVCTQEKAERSKALAGVTNEETRGKILRDLAAGCVGGQ from the coding sequence ATGAATTCAGCCCGCCTCCGGGCGCTGGACGCGGCGCGCGGCGTCGCCGTGCTCGCGATGGTCGCCTTTCATCTGATCTGGGACCTCGGCCATTTTGGTTATATAGACGCGTCGATACCTTGGTCCGCGCCCTTCAAGGCTTTCGGCCATGGCGTCGCCTTCTCGTTCCTTTTCGTCGCCGGCGTTTCGCTGGTCCTTGCGCATCGGGAGCGCATCCACTGGCGCGCCTTCCGGCGGCGCTTCGCCCTCGTCGCGGGCGCGGCGGGACTCGTCAGTCTCGGCACCTATCTCGTCTTCCCGTCCGCCTTCGTCTTTTTCGGCATTTTGCACGTCATCGCGGCGGCGAGCCTGATCTCGCTGGCTTTTCTTTTCGCGCCCTGGCCGGTTTCGATCCTGGCGGGCGCCGCCTTTTTCGCCGCGCCGCAGGTCCTGGCTTCGCCGGCCTTTAACGCGGGCTGGCTGCAATGGCTGGGGCTCGGGACGACCGAGCCGCTGACGCAGGATTGGCGCCCGCTTTTTCCATGGGCCGGGGCGATGTTGCTGGGCGTAGGAGCGGCGCGCGCGCTCCCTCTCCCCGTTCAGGAGGAGAGGGCTGGGGCGAGGAGCGAGGCCCCGCGTGAGATGGCCGCCGTCGACCCCGACGCGTCCCCAGAAGCGCCCCCAAAAACGCCCCCAGCATGGCTGACGCCGCCAGCTCCTCACCCTGACCCTCTCCCCGTGAACGGGCAGCCAGGATCGCTAGCGTTTCTGGGCCGCCACAGCCTGTTGATCTACCTCGTCCACCAGCCGCTGCTCTTCGCGATCTTCACCGGGCTCGTCATGCTCGCCCCGCCGGCCGAAGACCCGAAGGCCTTCGTCGCCGCTTGCGAGAAGGGCTGCGTCGAAGAAGGGGCGTCGCAGGGCTTCTGTCACGACGCCTGCGTCTGCACGCAGGAGAAAGCCGAGCGCAGCAAGGCGCTCGCCGGCGTCACGAATGAAGAGACGCGAGGGAAGATTTTGCGCGACCTCGCGGCGGGCTGCGTTGGGGGTCAGTAA
- a CDS encoding phosphoribosylanthranilate isomerase has translation MSTLVKICGLSAPKTLLAAIAAGAEMAGFVFFEKSPRHIDLETARTLGLLAQGRIARVALTVNASDAALDEIVDALAPEMLQLHGKESPARVAAVKARFGLPVIKAIGVAASEDIAASKAYEGLADMLLFDAKPAPDASVPGGAGISFDWDLLRNIGAKNWMLSGGLDRENVVEALRRTGAPAVDVSSGVERERGVKDAEKIKAFVEAVRSLS, from the coding sequence TTGTCCACCCTCGTCAAAATCTGCGGCCTCTCCGCCCCCAAGACGCTGCTCGCGGCCATCGCGGCCGGGGCCGAGATGGCGGGCTTCGTCTTTTTCGAGAAGAGCCCGCGCCATATCGATCTGGAAACCGCCCGCACGCTCGGCCTCTTGGCGCAGGGCAGGATCGCCAGGGTCGCGCTCACCGTCAACGCCTCGGACGCCGCGCTGGACGAGATCGTCGACGCGCTCGCGCCCGAAATGCTGCAGCTCCACGGCAAGGAAAGCCCCGCCCGCGTCGCCGCTGTGAAGGCGCGTTTCGGCCTGCCCGTCATCAAGGCGATCGGCGTCGCAGCCTCTGAGGATATCGCGGCGTCGAAAGCCTATGAAGGCCTCGCCGACATGCTCCTCTTCGACGCCAAGCCCGCGCCCGACGCCTCGGTTCCGGGGGGCGCCGGGATCAGTTTCGACTGGGATTTGCTGCGCAATATCGGCGCGAAAAACTGGATGCTCTCCGGCGGCCTCGACCGCGAAAACGTCGTGGAAGCCCTGCGCCGCACCGGCGCGCCGGCGGTGGATGTGTCGTCCGGCGTCGAGCGGGAGAGGGGCGTGAAGGATGCGGAGAAGATTAAAGCCTTCGTCGAGGCCGTTCGATCGCTTTCGTAG
- a CDS encoding NAD(P)/FAD-dependent oxidoreductase encodes MGDIIETIIIGAGPAGLTAGYTLAKNRRDVLVLEQDPVYVGGISRTANYKGFLFDIGGHRFFSKSKEIVDLWNEILPDDFLERPRLSRIYYRGKFYAYPLKAFEALKNLGLIESALCMASFAYAKAFPVKEPKTFHQWVRNQFGERLFGIFFKTYTEKVWGMGCDEISADWAAQRIKGLSLGAAIIDGLRRSLGLRKGDSGAKSLIESFRYPRRGPGMMWEACARKIQEMGGRMLMGRGVDSLAYDEASKLWTVRARTESGEIETYFARNVMSSAPMRDLMNAIEPKPMSLFNARDLKYRDFLTVVLIGRPQKELPDNWVYIHDPSVKVGRVQNFRSWSPEMIADGVSTCLGLEYFCFEGDGLWTARDEDLIELARREIGQIGLMDPADVFDACVVRQAKAYPVYDETYAQNVETIRREIATRFPSLRCIGRNGMHKYNNQDHAMMTGMLAALNIMSGEEVFDIWQVNEDAEYSEAGVEGAVEALTSERLVPRKVA; translated from the coding sequence ATGGGCGACATTATCGAGACGATCATCATCGGGGCCGGCCCTGCCGGTCTCACCGCGGGTTACACGCTTGCGAAGAACCGGCGCGACGTGCTGGTGCTGGAGCAGGACCCAGTCTATGTCGGCGGCATCTCGCGCACAGCGAACTATAAAGGTTTTCTGTTCGACATTGGCGGCCATCGCTTCTTTTCGAAGTCGAAGGAAATCGTCGATCTTTGGAACGAGATCCTGCCCGACGACTTTCTGGAGCGGCCGCGCCTGTCGCGCATCTATTATCGCGGCAAGTTCTACGCCTATCCGCTGAAGGCCTTCGAGGCGCTGAAAAATCTCGGCCTCATCGAGAGCGCGCTGTGCATGGCGTCCTTCGCCTACGCCAAGGCGTTCCCGGTCAAGGAGCCCAAGACCTTCCATCAATGGGTGCGCAACCAGTTCGGCGAGCGGCTCTTCGGCATCTTCTTCAAGACCTACACCGAGAAGGTGTGGGGCATGGGCTGCGACGAGATTTCCGCCGACTGGGCGGCGCAGCGCATCAAGGGCCTCTCGCTTGGCGCGGCGATCATCGACGGCCTGCGTCGTTCGCTCGGCCTGCGCAAAGGCGACAGCGGCGCGAAATCGCTGATCGAATCTTTCCGCTATCCGCGCCGCGGCCCCGGCATGATGTGGGAGGCCTGCGCGCGCAAAATCCAGGAGATGGGCGGACGCATGCTCATGGGACGCGGCGTCGACTCGCTCGCCTATGACGAAGCCTCGAAGCTCTGGACCGTGCGCGCCAGGACGGAAAGCGGCGAGATCGAAACCTATTTCGCGCGCAACGTCATGTCCTCGGCGCCGATGCGCGATCTGATGAACGCCATCGAGCCCAAGCCGATGAGCCTCTTCAATGCGCGCGACCTCAAATATCGCGACTTCCTCACGGTCGTGCTGATCGGCCGCCCGCAGAAGGAACTGCCCGACAACTGGGTCTATATTCACGATCCGTCGGTGAAGGTCGGCCGCGTGCAGAATTTCCGCAGCTGGTCGCCGGAGATGATCGCCGATGGCGTCTCGACCTGCCTCGGCCTCGAATATTTCTGCTTCGAGGGCGACGGACTCTGGACCGCGCGCGACGAGGATCTCATCGAGCTCGCCAGGCGCGAGATCGGCCAGATCGGGCTGATGGACCCCGCCGATGTTTTTGACGCCTGCGTCGTGCGTCAGGCCAAGGCCTATCCGGTCTATGACGAGACCTATGCGCAGAATGTCGAGACCATCCGCCGCGAAATCGCGACGCGTTTCCCGTCCCTGCGCTGCATCGGCCGCAACGGCATGCACAAATACAACAATCAGGACCATGCGATGATGACCGGCATGCTCGCCGCGCTCAACATCATGAGCGGCGAAGAGGTCTTCGACATCTGGCAGGTCAATGAGGACGCCGAATATTCGGAGGCCGGCGTCGAAGGCGCCGTCGAGGCGCTGACGAGCGAGCGGCTCGTGCCGCGCAAGGTGGCCTGA